CATAGTGGAGAAATTACGCAGTCTTTCACCTTTTGTCGAATGATTACAGATACATTATGGATATAAAAGAGCAAATTAAAAGATTAAAAAAAGAGAAGAATGCAGTTATTCTGGCTCACACTTATCAGCCTGGGGATATTCAGGACGCAGCAGATTATGTGGGGGATTCCTACGGGTTGTCGGTTCAGGCGAGTAATACAGACGCAGATGTAATTGTTTTCTGTGGTGTACGGTTTATGGCAGAAACTGCCCATATCCTTAGTCCATCAAAAAAAGTTATTCTTCCGGCAGAAGATGCAGGGTGCCCGATGGCAGATATGATCAATGGTGATGATATTGTAAAGCTAAAAGAAAAGTACCCTGATTACCTGGTGATGTGTTATGTTAACTCCACTTCTGAGATCAAGGCTCACTCTGATGTCTGCTGTACAAGCTCAAATGCGGTGAAAATTGCACAAAAGCTACCTCCCGAAAAAGGAATACTGTTTGTACCTGATCAGCATCTGGGATCGTATATAATGGAACAGCTGGGGCGTGAAATGGTACTGTGGGATGGTTTCTGTCCTACACATGTGCGAATTCAGCCCGAAATGATAAAGCAAGCAAGAGAGCTATACCCTGATGCTTCAATTCTGATACATCCTGAAGCGCCACGTGCCTGCAGAGAACTGTGTGATCAGGTTCTCTCTACCGGACAAATGGTGCAGCATGTAAAAACCTCCGAAACAATGGAATTTGTGATTGCTACGGAACTGGGGTTAATCCATACATTGCAACGTGAACGCCCTGATAAAACGTATCACCCTCTTTTTTCCGGGCTGTTGTGTCCCAATATGAAAAAGGGATCACTTGAGCAGATCGTTTCTGCTCTTGAAGGTACCGGCGGTGAAGTGATCACATTGCCTCAGGAGATCCGTCAGAAAGCAAAATACTCACTGACCTGCATGCTTGAGTTAAGTTAACCATTGCCTCATAAAAAAATGCAGAGCTTAAAGCAGCTCTGCATCCTTTCTTCTGTCTGCCTTACGAGTGTTAATTTTTTAGTACTAATCTCCTGACAGCATTAACCCCTTCTCCTCGTACCGATACAATAAACATTCGTGATCCGGGGGTAAATCTGTTCCAGTTAAGATTGTTAAGGCCGGTTTTGAGTTTCATGTTATCATAATTTAAAAGGCGTCTTCCGTCCAGTGAGTAAATAGATATAGAATAGGTTCCCTCCTGCGGCACAGAGACCTGAAGGGCTCTTGATGTGGCATTTAAACGAAGCGGTGTAACCCTTCTGCTCTTATTGGTGTTGGTTGCAAATGTAGGTATATCCCATTCTACGCCATAGAATATAA
The sequence above is a segment of the Chitinispirillales bacterium ANBcel5 genome. Coding sequences within it:
- the nadA gene encoding quinolinate synthase NadA → MDIKEQIKRLKKEKNAVILAHTYQPGDIQDAADYVGDSYGLSVQASNTDADVIVFCGVRFMAETAHILSPSKKVILPAEDAGCPMADMINGDDIVKLKEKYPDYLVMCYVNSTSEIKAHSDVCCTSSNAVKIAQKLPPEKGILFVPDQHLGSYIMEQLGREMVLWDGFCPTHVRIQPEMIKQARELYPDASILIHPEAPRACRELCDQVLSTGQMVQHVKTSETMEFVIATELGLIHTLQRERPDKTYHPLFSGLLCPNMKKGSLEQIVSALEGTGGEVITLPQEIRQKAKYSLTCMLELS